Part of the Phycisphaerae bacterium genome, CGATCCCGCGTGAGTTCAAATCCACTGCGCGTCGCCGTCGTCGGCGTCGGCCACATGGGCCGCCACCACGCGCGAATCTACTCCGAACTGCCTCAGGCCGAGCTCATCGCCATTGTCGACCACGACCTTGATCGCGCCGGCAAGTGCGCGGCAGAGTATCGCACCCAGCCAATCCGCTCCATCGACGAACTGCCCGATGTCGTCCAGGCAGTCAGTCTGGCGGTCCCGACGATTCACCACCGCCGACTTACGGAACAACTTTTGAATCGCGGTATCGCCGTGCTTTGCGAAAAGCCCATCGCCCCAACGGTCGAAGATGCCGAGGCCATGCTGAATTGCTCGCGTCGCACCGGTTCTCTCCTCACCGTCGGTCATACGGAACGGTTCAATCCCGTCGTGCGCGCCCTGTCGCGACTTGATATCTTGCCCAAGTACATTGAAACCACCCGGATCAGCCCTTTTCGCTTTCGCTCGGCCGATATCGGCGTCGTATCGGACATGATGATTCACGATATCGACATCGTTC contains:
- a CDS encoding Gfo/Idh/MocA family oxidoreductase, translated to MSSNPLRVAVVGVGHMGRHHARIYSELPQAELIAIVDHDLDRAGKCAAEYRTQPIRSIDELPDVVQAVSLAVPTIHHRRLTEQLLNRGIAVLCEKPIAPTVEDAEAMLNCSRRTGSLLTVGHTERFNPVVRALSRLDILPKYIETTRISPFRFRSADIGVVSDMMIHDIDIVLHLVKSPPARIDAVGVNVLAGHEDVANARVVFGNGAVANLAASRLALKTDRRLRVFSETAYLSVDYQRKTGIVIKRDANLDILALAKDKDVDDLSQMANIDFGELVKVEPLLVDDVEPLRAELEAFLHCVATGVPPIVTAEDGVAAVKLATDIVTAIQTHKWEG